The proteins below are encoded in one region of Streptomyces roseirectus:
- a CDS encoding GntR family transcriptional regulator: MPDANHPYMQVAERIRRRILDGALKEGEKLPPVRELAKSEGVSVATLGRSLDQLQVEGYITTSRRGTFVANAPEVAPSGYDRITRVLRTGSVLAEGETMIVTTAELIKPPQYVAEIFDLDDGDQVVRRQWHTGRGQQRTGLFVTWHPAHFAAAVPELLSTSRTSSPGLLLKIQQATGRQVTAGRDDIHGRDADAREAGFLGLRVGSPILAGVHRLWDDEGVIEYGEWCLPYRLAIGYEYSVEAAPDAS, from the coding sequence ATGCCGGACGCCAATCACCCCTACATGCAAGTCGCGGAACGCATCCGCCGCCGCATCCTCGACGGCGCCCTCAAGGAAGGCGAGAAACTCCCGCCCGTGCGGGAACTCGCCAAGAGTGAGGGTGTGTCCGTCGCCACCCTCGGCCGTTCCCTCGATCAGCTCCAGGTCGAGGGCTACATCACCACCTCGCGACGGGGAACCTTCGTCGCCAACGCCCCCGAGGTCGCCCCCTCCGGCTACGACCGCATCACCCGCGTCCTGCGCACCGGCTCGGTGCTCGCCGAGGGCGAGACGATGATCGTCACGACCGCCGAGCTGATCAAACCGCCCCAGTACGTCGCCGAGATCTTCGACCTCGACGACGGCGACCAGGTCGTCCGCCGCCAGTGGCACACCGGCCGGGGCCAGCAGCGCACCGGCCTCTTCGTCACCTGGCACCCGGCCCACTTCGCCGCCGCCGTACCCGAGTTGCTGTCCACCTCACGGACCTCCTCCCCCGGACTGCTCCTGAAGATCCAGCAGGCGACCGGCAGGCAGGTGACAGCAGGACGCGACGACATCCACGGCCGGGACGCCGACGCACGCGAAGCAGGCTTCCTCGGACTCCGCGTCGGCTCCCCCATCCTCGCCGGCGTCCACCGCCTCTGGGACGACGAAGGAGTCATCGAGTACGGCGAATGGTGCCTGCCCTACCGGCTGGCCATCGGCTACGAGTACAGCGTGGAGGCGGCGCCGGACGCTTCGTGA
- a CDS encoding TerD family protein, whose product MAVSLSKGGNVSLTKEAPGLTAVTVGLGWDVRTTTGTDFDLDASAIAVNPAGKVYSDAHFVFFNNKQTPDNTIVHTGDNRTGEGEGDDEQINVNLAALPADVDKIVFPVSIYDAENRSQNFGQVRNAYIRILNQAGGAEIARYDLSEDAATETAMVFGELYRNGAEWKFRAVGQGYASGLAGIAQDFGVNV is encoded by the coding sequence ATGGCTGTAAGCCTGTCCAAGGGTGGCAACGTCTCGCTCACCAAGGAGGCTCCGGGCCTGACCGCCGTCACCGTGGGCCTCGGCTGGGACGTCCGTACGACCACCGGCACGGACTTCGACCTCGACGCCTCCGCGATCGCGGTCAACCCGGCGGGCAAGGTCTACTCCGACGCCCACTTCGTCTTCTTCAACAACAAGCAGACCCCGGACAACACGATCGTCCACACCGGCGACAACCGCACCGGCGAGGGCGAGGGCGACGACGAGCAGATCAACGTCAACCTCGCGGCCCTCCCGGCCGACGTCGACAAGATCGTCTTCCCGGTCTCGATCTACGACGCCGAGAACCGCTCGCAGAACTTCGGCCAGGTCCGCAACGCGTACATCCGCATCCTCAACCAGGCCGGCGGCGCCGAGATCGCCCGCTACGACCTCTCCGAGGACGCGGCCACCGAGACCGCCATGGTCTTCGGCGAGCTCTACCGCAACGGCGCGGAGTGGAAGTTCCGCGCGGTCGGCCAGGGTTACGCGTCCGGCCTCGCGGGCATCGCCCAGGACTTCGGGGTCAACGTCTGA
- a CDS encoding GNAT family N-acetyltransferase produces the protein MSMPRLEEITPANFADAIAVAVRPEQEYAVTPVATSLAEAYVHPGVAWPRVIVDGERVVGFLMAFLDVDWHDDGGSLRRSGLWRLNIAADEQGKGYGRFAVQAVAEELRRRGTSEFHVTWHLGEHGPEGFYLGLGFRKNGEMVGEDEVVGVLELK, from the coding sequence ATGTCCATGCCTCGACTTGAAGAGATCACACCGGCCAACTTCGCGGACGCGATCGCAGTCGCCGTCCGGCCGGAGCAGGAGTACGCCGTCACACCCGTGGCGACGTCGCTCGCGGAGGCGTACGTGCATCCCGGCGTCGCCTGGCCCCGGGTCATCGTCGACGGGGAGCGGGTCGTCGGGTTCCTGATGGCGTTCCTCGACGTCGACTGGCACGACGACGGGGGGTCGCTGCGGCGCTCGGGGCTGTGGCGGCTGAACATCGCCGCGGACGAACAGGGCAAGGGGTACGGGCGGTTCGCCGTCCAGGCCGTGGCGGAGGAGTTGCGGCGGCGGGGGACGTCCGAGTTCCACGTCACCTGGCATCTCGGGGAGCACGGGCCCGAGGGGTTCTATCTGGGGCTGGGGTTCCGGAAGAACGGGGAGATGGTGGGGGAGGACGAGGTGGTGGGGGTGCTGGAGTTGAAGTAA
- a CDS encoding flavin reductase family protein, which yields MARLAGGVVLVTAQEPSLDPGDPTAPPAEDVGMTATAFMSVSLDPPLVLISLRAGSRMDDLLDEQPLWGVSVLSESQRHIAGRFAMKGRLSDRLLFEDIPYRRGGFTEAPLVGGALANLECRTEQRVVAGDHTLVIGRVLAASLPSAEGGPLMYFRGRYRQLG from the coding sequence ATGGCCCGGCTGGCCGGCGGAGTGGTGCTGGTCACCGCGCAGGAGCCCTCCCTCGACCCCGGGGACCCCACCGCGCCGCCCGCCGAGGACGTCGGCATGACCGCCACCGCGTTCATGTCCGTCTCCCTCGACCCGCCCCTCGTCCTCATCAGCCTCCGCGCGGGCTCCCGCATGGACGACCTCCTCGACGAGCAGCCCCTGTGGGGCGTCTCCGTCCTCTCCGAGAGCCAGCGGCACATCGCCGGGCGGTTCGCGATGAAGGGGCGGCTGAGCGACCGGCTGCTGTTCGAGGACATCCCCTACCGGCGCGGGGGGTTCACCGAGGCGCCGCTGGTGGGCGGGGCGCTGGCGAACCTCGAGTGCCGGACCGAGCAGCGGGTCGTCGCCGGGGACCACACGCTGGTGATCGGGCGGGTGCTGGCGGCTTCGCTGCCGAGTGCGGAGGGTGGGCCGTTGATGTACTTCCGGGGGCGGTACCGGCAGTTGGGGTGA
- a CDS encoding DUF6415 family natural product biosynthesis protein yields MNGFDSLPVDVETMRATAARVLADDTGLPTADELETLVLMYRGHLMVLIPEIGRVALGRPEGDADVVAAWAGVGEARRRLDAVGDGGFPREVAHARRLARSVVCLLGHLENLCGRREAFAAHHYPTTQLAASRARTDCRKFLLACGIPVDDDFAEELTLVVDELITNAVTHGRVPGTTGRQVRLTIAHTDGVFRVEVRDTQSDKMPQLKKAGVEDGGGRGLALVDALVSTWGVVSEVIGKTVWAEKAIPAQKPT; encoded by the coding sequence GTGAACGGCTTCGATTCCCTTCCGGTCGATGTGGAGACGATGCGCGCGACGGCGGCGCGGGTGCTCGCGGATGACACCGGGTTGCCGACCGCCGATGAGCTGGAAACCCTGGTCCTGATGTACCGGGGGCATCTGATGGTGCTGATCCCGGAGATCGGGCGGGTTGCGCTCGGGCGTCCCGAGGGCGATGCCGACGTGGTGGCCGCGTGGGCCGGTGTGGGAGAGGCGCGGAGGCGGCTCGACGCGGTGGGGGACGGTGGGTTTCCCCGCGAGGTGGCGCACGCGCGGCGGCTGGCCCGGTCGGTCGTCTGCCTCCTCGGGCACCTGGAAAACCTGTGCGGTCGCCGTGAAGCGTTCGCCGCCCATCACTACCCCACCACCCAACTCGCCGCTTCCCGCGCCCGAACCGACTGCCGCAAGTTCCTCCTCGCCTGCGGCATCCCCGTGGACGACGACTTCGCCGAAGAACTCACCCTGGTGGTCGACGAGTTGATCACCAACGCTGTCACCCACGGCCGAGTCCCCGGCACCACGGGCCGTCAGGTCCGCCTGACGATCGCCCACACCGACGGCGTCTTCCGCGTCGAGGTCCGCGACACGCAGAGCGACAAGATGCCGCAGCTCAAGAAGGCCGGCGTCGAGGACGGCGGGGGACGGGGCCTCGCCCTCGTGGACGCGTTGGTCAGCACCTGGGGCGTCGTCAGCGAGGTGATCGGCAAGACCGTGTGGGCCGAGAAGGCGATTCCGGCGCAGAAGCCCACCTGA
- the arfB gene encoding alternative ribosome rescue aminoacyl-tRNA hydrolase ArfB, translating into MEHMSGPYVVRGSVSLPEAELTWRFSRSSGPGGQHVNTSDTQVELRFDLARTESLPAVWKQRALERLAPRLVDGVLVVRASEHRSQWRNREAAAVRLASLLAEATAPPPKPRRATRVPRGINERRLREKKARAETKRGRTGRDW; encoded by the coding sequence ATGGAACACATGTCCGGTCCCTATGTCGTCAGAGGCTCCGTCTCCCTCCCGGAGGCCGAGCTGACGTGGCGTTTCTCGCGGTCGTCCGGGCCGGGCGGGCAGCATGTCAACACCAGCGACACCCAGGTGGAGCTGCGGTTCGACCTCGCGCGCACGGAGTCCCTGCCGGCCGTGTGGAAACAGCGCGCGCTCGAACGCCTCGCCCCCCGCCTCGTCGACGGCGTGCTCGTCGTCCGCGCCTCCGAGCACCGTTCGCAGTGGCGCAACCGCGAAGCCGCCGCCGTCCGCCTCGCCTCCCTCCTCGCGGAGGCGACCGCCCCACCGCCCAAGCCCCGCCGCGCCACCCGCGTCCCCCGCGGCATCAACGAACGCCGCCTGCGCGAGAAGAAGGCCCGCGCGGAGACGAAGCGCGGCAGAACGGGCCGCGACTGGTGA